In the Azospirillum humicireducens genome, TGCTCGACACCGCCATCCGCAAGGCATGGGAAGGCGGTGCATCGAGGCTCGTCGTGAACACATGCACCTTCGACCACCCGAAAGCACTGCCGCTCTACCAGAGCATGGGCTTCGTCCCCACCCGGCACGTCGCCCGCGAGGTGCGCGACCCGCGTCTGGACGGCATCCTGCCGCGCAGCGCCGGGGAGCATGTGCCGCTGGCAGGATGAGGCTGAAGCGGCGTTTGCCCCCTCCCCAATTCTCCCCCGCCTGTCGGCGGGAGAGGGAGCAGGCCCTCGCATTGCCAACATTCCCTCTCCCGCTTGAAGCGGGGGAGGAAGGGGCCTGCCACACCACACCCCCTTGACCACCCAGTCCACCCCGCCCCATCTACCGCGGGATGCCGGAACTCGGTCGTGGGCCGGCGTGTTTCTTCGGGCGAGGCGGAAGCTCCGCCGTGACGAACGGGAGATGAGGCCTTGGTGGGCTGGATCATTCGGACGCTGGTGCTGTGCTTCGTCGTCGGCTTCGTGCTGTCGTTTCTGAACATCAACCCGGCCAACATCCTGACCAACAGCTGGCAGACGGTTCAGGATATCGCAGCATTGTTGGTCGAAGCAGGCGGCTGGGCCTTGCCCTATATCCTGATCGGCGCCGTGGTGGTGGTGCCGCTGTCGCTGCTTGGGCTGATCCTGCGCTGGAACCGCTCCCGTCCGCCATCCTGACTCCAGCTTGAGCGCGGACAAAAAAACAGGAGGCACCGGAACCGGAGCCTCCTGTGAAACAGGGAGGGTTAGAGACAGCCACAGGTTTACGCCCTCGCCCGGCCTGCCGCGTTGATGCATGTCAACGGAGCGGCACTTTTGGGCGACAGTCCTCGCCGCAAAGAAAAACCGGAGACATCCATGCGGATGCTCCGGTCCAGTGATACAGGGAGGGTTAGAGACAAGACGGACCTTATCCCGAACCGGATATACCGTTCGTTGATCTGCATCAAAAGCGGCGAATATCCCGCTCCCACCCCATACCTTTCCGTTCGGGTCCTCACCCGAGGATTTCTGCCAGCGCCACGATCAGCGCCTTGTTCTCCTCCTCGCGGCCGACGGTGATGCGTAGGCAGTCGGAGAGCCCATAGTCGGCGACCGGCTTCACCAGGATGCCGCGGCGGGCAAGATGGTCGATCACCGCCTGAGTACCCAGCGACGGATCGGTCGGCACACGGGCCAACACGAAGTTGCAGACGCTGGGATAGACACGCAGACCCACCCGCTCCAACTCGCGTGAGAGCCAGGGTAGCCATTGCGCGTTGTGGACGAAGGTCGCCTCCTCATGCTCCGCGTCGCTGAGTGCGGCGGCGGCGGTCAACTGGGCGGGGAGCGAGACGTTGAAGGCGCCGCGAATGGCATTCACCGCCTCGATCACCGTAGCAGGGCCATAGCCCCAGCCCACCCGCAGCCCGGCCAACCCGTGCATCTTCGAAAAGGTGCGGATCAGCAGCACATTGTCGGAGTTTTCGACAATCTCCGTCCCGTCGCTGTAATCCGGCATCCGGCAATAGTCCGCATAGGCGGAATCCAGCACCAGAAGCGTGTGGGACGGCAGACCGGCGCGCAGCCGCTGCACCGCGTCGGCCGGGATGTAGGTTCCGGTCGGATTGTTCGGATTGGCGAGGAAGCAGATCCTGGTGCGGTCGGTGGCGCGGTCTATCATCGCATCCACATCCACCACCATGTCGCGCTCCGCCGCGATGACCGCGGTCGCCCCGCTGGCACGAATCGCCTTGAGGAAGCCTCGATACCCGCGCTCATGGCACAGCACCTCGTCACCGGGACCGGCGAAGGCCTGGGCGACCAGATGGATCATCTCCTCCGATCCTGCGGTGCAGACGATATGGTCGGCGTCGATGGAATGGCGGCGGGCGATGGCGTGGCGCAGCGGATCCTGATCCCAGTCGGGGTAGCAATGGATCCGGGCCGCCGCTTCGCAGTAGGCATCCAGCGCGAGCGGGCTGGGTCCAAGCGGATTGTGGGTCAGGGACAGGTCGATCCACCGGCGGCCGTCGCGGGGCGGGCGAACGGGACGGTACGGCTTGATCTGGCCAACGCTGGGACGGGGGCTGAGCAGGTCCATAACCTCGGTCTCCGTTAGCGATTCGGTCGAACACCACGTCAGGCGACCGATTGAACCGCAAACCGGTGTGCGGCGCCACAGGACATTGCGCCGCGCACCATAAGTCGAGGTGTTTTGTTTCCAAATGGCGGACCGGAAGGAACCGCCGGTCCGCCGCCTGGATCAGTGGTTCAGGATCTGGCTGAGGAAGAGGCGCGTGCGGTCCGACTTCGGATTCGAGAAGAAATTGTCCGGAGTGTCCTGCTCGACGATCTCGCCGCGGTCCATGAAGATGACGCGGTCGGCGACCGACTTGGCGAAGCCCATCTCGTGCGTGACGCAGAGCATGGTCATGCCATCCTCGGCCAGACCGATCATGACGTCCAGCACCTCCTTGACCATTTCGGGGTCGAGGGCGGAGGTCGGCTCGTCGAACAGCATCACCTTCGGGCTCATGCACAGCGACCGCGCGATGGCGACGCGCTGCTGCTGGCCGCCCGAAAGCTGGCCGGGGTACTTGTGGGCCTGTTCGGCGATGCGCACCCGCTTCAGATAGCTCATGGCGATCTCTTCCGCTTCGGCCTTCGGCTTCTTGCGGACCCAGATCGGGGCGAGCGTGCAGTTCTCAAGAACCGTCAGGTGCGGGAACAGGTTGAAGTGCTGGAACACCATGCCGACCTCGCGCCGGACCAGCTCGATGTTCTTCAGATTGTTGGTCAGCTCGATCCCATCGATGACGATGCTGCCCTTCTGGTGCTCCTCGAGCCGGTTCAGGCAGCGGATCATCGTCGATTTGCCGGAACCCGACGGGCCGCAGACGACGATACGCTCACCTTTCTGGACGCTGAGGTTGATGTTCTTCAGGACGTGGAACTCGCCATACCATTTGTTGACGCCCGTGCAGCGGATGATTTCCTCGCCGCTGAGGACGTGCTTGGCCTTGGCGGTGCCCTGGGACATGGCCTGGGACATAGTCGTGTTCTCCTTGACGGCGTGGGTCTAACGGCGGTGGCCGCGATTGAGATCGCGTTCCAGCTTCTGGCTGTATTTGGACATGCTGTAGCAGAAGACCCAATAGATCACGCCGATGAACAGATAGGCCTCGCGGTAGAAACCGCGCCAGGACGGATCGGACAGCGCGGCCTTCGCGGTGCCGAGCAGGTCGTACAGCCCGATGATGATGACCAGAGAGGTGTCCTTGAAGAAGCTGATGAAGGTGTTCACCAGCGGCGGAATGGCGACGGCCAGCGCCTGCGGCAGGATGATCTTGCGCATCTTCTGCCAATAGGACAGCCCCAGCCCATCCGCGGCCTCGTACTGGCCCTTGGGAATCGCCTGCAGGCCGCCACGGATGGCTTCGGCCATATAGGCGGCGGCGAACATGATGAAGGCGATCTGCGCGCGCAGCAGCTTGTCGATCGACACGCCGTTGGGCAGGAACAGCGGCAGCATAACCGATGCCATGAACAGCAGGCTGATCAGCGGCACGCCGCGGATCAGCTCGATGTAGGTGACGCACAGCACCTTCACCGCCGGCATGTTCGACCGCCGGCCGAGCGCCAGCAGGATCGCCACCGGGAAGGCCACGGCCAGCCCGATCACCGACAGGATGAGGGTCAGCGGCAGTCCGCCCCACAGCGTGTTCTCGACATAGGTCAGGCCGAACACGCCACCCCACATCAGCAAGGCGACCAGCCCCAACCCGGCGGCCCAGATCAGCCCGAGCCAGGGCTTCCAGAACCGGCGGTCGCAGCTGACGACCAGAAGCGTGATGATGACGCAGATCGTCACCAGCGGGCGCCACTGTTCATCCCACGGGAACATCCCGAACATGATGAAGCGCAGCTTCTCGCTGATGAAGCCCCAGCAGGCACCGCCCGCATCCTGCCGGCAGACCGTGGAAGCGGCATCGAAGCCATGGGCCCGGATCAGCAGCCAATTGACGAAGGGCGGGACAGCCGACGCCAGAAGCGCCAGCACCAGCAGCGTCAGGATGGCGTTGTACCAGGTGTTGAACAGGTTGTTCCGCAGCCACGCGAGGGGGCCGACGGTGTTGGCCGGCGGACGCTCGTCCGGCAGGCCGACGCTTTGCACGTTGTCGGTCATGGCCGTTACCGCTCCACCAGCGCGATGCGCTTGTTGTACCAGTTCATGAAGATCGAGATGCTGAGGCTGATGACCAGATAGGTGCCCATGATCATCGTCACGCCTTCGATCGCCTGACCGGTCTGGTTCAAGGTCGTGTTGGCGATCGACACCAGATCCGGATAGCCGATGGCCAGCGCCAGCGAGCTGTTCTTGGTCAGGTTCAGATACTGGCTGGTCAGCGGCGGCACGATCACCCGCAGCGCCTGCGGCAGGATGACGAGGCGCAGCGTCGGACCGCTGGGCAGGCCGAGCGCACGCGCAGCCTCCGTCTGCCCCCAGTTGACCGCCGTGATGCCGCTGCGCACCACCTCGGCGATGAAGGCGGAGGTGTAGATGGTCAAGCCGGTCAGGATGGCGAAGAACTCGGGCGAGATGGCGGCGCCGCCGGCGAAGTTGAAGCCCGCCAGCTTCGGCACATCCATTGCCATCGGCGCGCCGCCGGCGATCCAGGTCAGCAGCGGCAATCCGACGATCAGCCCCAACCCGGTCGAGCCGGTGGGGAAGGGCTGGCCGGTCCGCGCCTGCCGCGCCTTGGCCCAGCGCGACACGCCCCAGGCGGCGACGATGGCGACCAGCAGGGCGATGCCCATGTTGATCCAGACTGGATCGGCCGCCGGAACCGGTACGCGCAGGCCGCGCTGCGACAGGAATACGCCCGGAAGCGGATTGAGGGCCTGTCGCACGGGCGGCAGGCTTTCCGACACCAGCGCGTACCAGAAGAACAGCTGCAGCAGCGGCGGGATGTTGCGGACGATCTCGACAAAGGTCGAGGCGAGCTTGGCGATCAGCCAATTGCTGGACAGGCGGGCGACGCCGATGATCGTGCCGATGATGGTCGCCAGGATGACGCCGATGATCGACACCTTCAGCGTGTTCAGCACGCCGACCAGAAAGGCTCGGCCATAGCTGTCCTTCGGCGAATAGTCGATCAGCGATTCGCCGATGCCGAAGGCCGCTTCACGCTCCAGGAAATCGTAACCGGTCGCGATCGAGCGCCGCGCGAGGTTGTCGAGCGTGTTGGAAATCAGGAACCAGCCGACCAGGACGACCGCGCCGACCACCAGGATCTGGTAGACGATAGCGCGGAACGTCGGGTCGCTGAGGGAAAACGATACGCCACCCGGCGGCGGAGCGCCTTGGGTGGTCCGGGTCTCGGTCGCCACGGACTACTCTCCCCCAACCATCGCGTCCCGAACGGTGCCCACGCGGTCCCGGACGTTCTTCCGGGCATTTCCCACACCGTAGGGGATGCGACATGTCTCCCAATGCGGTCCCCTGCGCGGGCGCTTCACCGGCGCCCTGCGCGACCGCTCCTCAAGGAACCGGAAGGCCGCCCTCCGGCAACTGGCCTGCGGGCGGCGCTTCAAGCGGTGCCGTGCCTTACCGGAACGGCTGGGCGTACATCAGGCCGCCCTTGGTCCACAGGGCGTTCAGGCCGCGCTCCAGCTTCAGCGCGGTGCCCGGACCGACGTTGCGGTCGAAGATCTCGCCGTAATTGCCGACCTTCTTCACCACGTTGTAGGCCCACTTCTCGTCCAGGCCCAGGGCCTTGCCCATGCCCGGCGTGGTGCCGAGGTAGCGCTGGATGTCCGGATTCTTGGAGTTGGTGAACTCGTCGATGTTCTTGGAGGTGATGCCGAACTCCTCGGCCTGGATGGTCGCGAAGACCGTCCACTTCACGATATCGAACCACTGGTCGTCGCCATGGCGCACGGCCGGAGCCAACGGCTCCTTGGAGATGACCTCCGGCAGGATGACATGGTCGTCCGGAACCGGGGCGACACCGGCGCGGGTGCCGGCCAGACCGGACACGTCGGTGGTCAGCACGTCGCAACGGCCGGCGAAGTAGGCGGCATTGACCTCGTCGTTCGACTCGATGACGACCGGGTTGTAGCTCATGCCGTTGGCGCGGAAATAGTCAGCGAGGTTCAGTTCGGTCGTGGTGCCGGACTGGACGCAGACGGTGGCGCCGTTCAGCTCCTTGGCGCTCTTCACGCCGAGCTTCTTCGGAACCATGAAGCCCTGGCCATCATAATAGGTGACGGGGGCGAAATTCAGGCCGACCGAAGTGTCGCGGGTCAGCGTGGCGGTGGTGTTGCGCGACAGCAGATCGACTTCGCCCGACTGGATGGCCGGGAAGCGCTGCTGGGCGGACAGCGGAGTGAACTTGACCTTGTTCGGGTCGTTGAAGATGGCGACGGCGACGGCACGGCAATAGTCGACGTCGAGCCCGGTCCAGTTGCCGGCACTGTCGGGGTTGCCGAAGCCCGGCAGACCGGCATTCACGCCGCACTGAACGAAGCCGCGCTGCTTGACGGTGTCGAGCGTGGCGGCGCCGGCGGCGACGCTGGCTGAAACGACCACGGCCGCAGCGGCGGCGGCCAGGAACCCTGACTTCATATTATTAACTCCACCCTGTTCTTGCGTTCTTCGCATTTGAGCGGTCTGACGACGCGCCTGACGACGCCGGCCTTCTGATCCCCCTTGTGATCCGTCGGGACAATCCCCGCCGGATCGGTCCTGTGAGGATCGCGACGCAGCCATGCGCGTGGGACAACAGTGTATCAATTTGATCCGACTTGTCGAATCCTCTGTGCATCGGTGGTGTTACCAAAATATCCCAACCACTCACAGCGGTTGCAAGCAATCGGCGATGGCGGCACGCCGCCCGCGATGACAGAATGTTCGGCCGTGCCCGCGCCGCACGCCCCGGAGTACTCTTCGCGGCGGTCGAATGGAACGGGCCGGATTACCGCTCCAGCCAAACGGACAGTCGATGAAGGACGTCACGCAGGACACGATTCTCGTTCACGCCGGCCGCGATCCGCGGAACAACCACGGCATCGTCAATCCACCGGTCTATCACTGTTCGACCGTGCTGTTCCCGACCCTAGACGCGCTGGAGGAGAGCGACCGCAACACGCTGGAAGGGGTGCATTACGGCCGCATGGGCACACCCACGACCTTCGCCTTCGAGGAGGCGGC is a window encoding:
- a CDS encoding pyridoxal phosphate-dependent aminotransferase produces the protein MDLLSPRPSVGQIKPYRPVRPPRDGRRWIDLSLTHNPLGPSPLALDAYCEAAARIHCYPDWDQDPLRHAIARRHSIDADHIVCTAGSEEMIHLVAQAFAGPGDEVLCHERGYRGFLKAIRASGATAVIAAERDMVVDVDAMIDRATDRTRICFLANPNNPTGTYIPADAVQRLRAGLPSHTLLVLDSAYADYCRMPDYSDGTEIVENSDNVLLIRTFSKMHGLAGLRVGWGYGPATVIEAVNAIRGAFNVSLPAQLTAAAALSDAEHEEATFVHNAQWLPWLSRELERVGLRVYPSVCNFVLARVPTDPSLGTQAVIDHLARRGILVKPVADYGLSDCLRITVGREEENKALIVALAEILG
- a CDS encoding amino acid ABC transporter permease, whose amino-acid sequence is MTDNVQSVGLPDERPPANTVGPLAWLRNNLFNTWYNAILTLLVLALLASAVPPFVNWLLIRAHGFDAASTVCRQDAGGACWGFISEKLRFIMFGMFPWDEQWRPLVTICVIITLLVVSCDRRFWKPWLGLIWAAGLGLVALLMWGGVFGLTYVENTLWGGLPLTLILSVIGLAVAFPVAILLALGRRSNMPAVKVLCVTYIELIRGVPLISLLFMASVMLPLFLPNGVSIDKLLRAQIAFIMFAAAYMAEAIRGGLQAIPKGQYEAADGLGLSYWQKMRKIILPQALAVAIPPLVNTFISFFKDTSLVIIIGLYDLLGTAKAALSDPSWRGFYREAYLFIGVIYWVFCYSMSKYSQKLERDLNRGHRR
- a CDS encoding amino acid ABC transporter permease; translation: MATETRTTQGAPPPGGVSFSLSDPTFRAIVYQILVVGAVVLVGWFLISNTLDNLARRSIATGYDFLEREAAFGIGESLIDYSPKDSYGRAFLVGVLNTLKVSIIGVILATIIGTIIGVARLSSNWLIAKLASTFVEIVRNIPPLLQLFFWYALVSESLPPVRQALNPLPGVFLSQRGLRVPVPAADPVWINMGIALLVAIVAAWGVSRWAKARQARTGQPFPTGSTGLGLIVGLPLLTWIAGGAPMAMDVPKLAGFNFAGGAAISPEFFAILTGLTIYTSAFIAEVVRSGITAVNWGQTEAARALGLPSGPTLRLVILPQALRVIVPPLTSQYLNLTKNSSLALAIGYPDLVSIANTTLNQTGQAIEGVTMIMGTYLVISLSISIFMNWYNKRIALVER
- a CDS encoding amino acid ABC transporter ATP-binding protein; this translates as MSQAMSQGTAKAKHVLSGEEIIRCTGVNKWYGEFHVLKNINLSVQKGERIVVCGPSGSGKSTMIRCLNRLEEHQKGSIVIDGIELTNNLKNIELVRREVGMVFQHFNLFPHLTVLENCTLAPIWVRKKPKAEAEEIAMSYLKRVRIAEQAHKYPGQLSGGQQQRVAIARSLCMSPKVMLFDEPTSALDPEMVKEVLDVMIGLAEDGMTMLCVTHEMGFAKSVADRVIFMDRGEIVEQDTPDNFFSNPKSDRTRLFLSQILNH
- a CDS encoding amino acid ABC transporter substrate-binding protein, which gives rise to MKSGFLAAAAAAVVVSASVAAGAATLDTVKQRGFVQCGVNAGLPGFGNPDSAGNWTGLDVDYCRAVAVAIFNDPNKVKFTPLSAQQRFPAIQSGEVDLLSRNTTATLTRDTSVGLNFAPVTYYDGQGFMVPKKLGVKSAKELNGATVCVQSGTTTELNLADYFRANGMSYNPVVIESNDEVNAAYFAGRCDVLTTDVSGLAGTRAGVAPVPDDHVILPEVISKEPLAPAVRHGDDQWFDIVKWTVFATIQAEEFGITSKNIDEFTNSKNPDIQRYLGTTPGMGKALGLDEKWAYNVVKKVGNYGEIFDRNVGPGTALKLERGLNALWTKGGLMYAQPFR